The proteins below come from a single Eremothecium sinecaudum strain ATCC 58844 chromosome II, complete sequence genomic window:
- the ILV3 gene encoding dihydroxy-acid dehydratase ILV3 (Syntenic homolog of Ashbya gossypii ACL117W; Syntenic homolog of Saccharomyces cerevisiae YJR016C (ILV3)), producing the protein MLLFRRNFSTSKRLNGGLNKYSAIITQPKSQGGSQAMLYATGFDENDMNKAQVGVGSCWWSGNPCNMHLLDFNHRVTESVNRAGLKGMQFNSIGVSDGISMGTHGMRYSLQSREIIADSFETIMMAQHYDANVSIAACDKNMPGVIMAMGRHNRPSLMVYGGTIMAGSPCSGSPKISSKIDLVSAFQAYGQYLSKELTEEESQDVVRHACPGPGSCGGMYTANTMASAAEVLGLTLPNSSAFPAISQEKLDECDAVGEAIKKTMELNILPRDILTKEAFENAITYAVATGGSTNAILHLIAIAHSAGTKLTIDDFQKISDRTPLLGDFKPSGKYVMADLIKIGGTQAVIKYLYENGFLHGDTITVTGETLKERAAKAPSLDSAQKIIHPISKPIKESGHLQILYGSLAPGGAVGKITGKEGSYFKGKARVFDDEPSFTLALENGEIKKGEKTVVIIRYEGPKGGPGMPEMLKPSSAIVGYGLGGDVALLTDGRFSGGSHGFLIGHIVPEAAEGGPIALVNDGDEIIIDAERNTIDLLISKEELEHRRSKWTPPAPRYNRGTLAKYAKLVSSASTGCVLDAD; encoded by the coding sequence ATGTTACTGTTTCGGAGGAATTTTTCTACATCAAAGAGACTCAATGGAGGATTGAACAAGTACTCGGCTATAATCACCCAACCAAAGAGCCAGGGTGGATCTCAGGCTATGCTTTATGCAACCGGTTTTGATGAGAACGACATGAATAAGGCACAAGTTGGTGTCGGCTCTTGTTGGTGGTCTGGTAATCCATGCAATATGCATTTATTAGATTTCAATCACAGAGTGACAGAATCGGTAAACCGGGCCGGATTGAAGGGAATGCAATTCAACTCCATCGGGGTATCTGATGGGATATCCATGGGCACACACGGTATGCGGTATTCACTTCAGTCTCGGGAAATTATTGCGGACTCATTTGAGACTATTATGATGGCTCAGCACTATGACGCCAATGTTTCAATTGCTGCGTGTGACAAAAACATGCCTGGTGTCATAATGGCAATGGGACGTCATAATAGGCCCTCTTTGATGGTTTATGGGGGCACAATCATGGCAGGTAGTCCATGCAGCGGCTCTCCAAAGATTTCGTCTAAGATTGACCTTGTCTCAGCCTTCCAGGCTTATGGTCAATATCTTTCAAAGGAACTGACTGAAGAGGAAAGTCAAGATGTTGTGAGACATGCCTGTCCTGGTCCTGGCTCCTGTGGTGGGATGTATACGGCTAATACCATGGCATCCGCTGCCGAAGTGCTTGGTTTAACGCTTCCTAATTCGTCTGCATTTCCGGCTATTTCACAAGAGAAGCTTGATGAGTGTGACGCTGTTGGAGAAGCGATCAAGAAAACGATGGAATTGAATATCTTGCCCCGGGATATCCTAACCAAAGAGGCATTTGAAAACGCAATTACATATGCCGTTGCAACTGGAGGATCTACAAATGCTATTTTACATCTAATTGCCATTGCTCATTCAGCAGGTACAAAGCTTACAATTGATGACTTCCAAAAAATATCCGACCGTACACCGCTTTTGGGTGATTTCAAACCATCTGGTAAGTATGTGATGGCTGATTTAATCAAGATTGGTGGTACGCAGGCTGTTATTAAGTATTTGTATGAAAATGGATTCCTCCATGGTGACACGATAACAGTTACTGGTGAGACGCTAAAGGAGCGTGCCGCAAAGGCTCCTAGCTTAGATTCTGCGCAGAAAATTATACACCCTATCTCCAAGCCTATCAAGGAAAGTGGCCATCTACAGATTCTATATGGTTCTCTAGCGCCTGGCGGTGCTGTTGGCAAAATAACTGGCAAAGAGGGTTCCTATTTCAAAGGTAAAGCCAGAGTATTTGACGATGAACCTTCCTTTACTCTTGCTCTTGAGAATGGGGAGATTAAAAAGGGTGAGAAAACAGTTGTAATTATAAGATATGAGGGACCTAAGGGTGGTCCAGGAATGCCTGAAATGTTGAAACCTTCATCTGCCATTGTTGGTTACGGTCTTGGTGGTGACGTTGCATTATTAACAGACGGTAGGTTTTCTGGGGGCTCTCACGGGTTTTTAATTGGTCATATTGTTCCAGAAGCTGCCGAAGGTGGGCCTATTGCTCTTGTTAATGACGGAGATGAAATTATTATTGACGCTGAGCGTAATACCATTGATTTATTAATTTCAAAGGAGGAATTAGAGCATAGAAGATCCAAGTGGACTCCTCCTGCTCCACGCTATAACAGAGGAACATTGGCAAAATACGCAAAATTAGTATCTAGTGCTTCAACTGGTTGCGTCCTAGATGCTGACTGA
- the ELP2 gene encoding Elongator subunit ELP2 (Syntenic homolog of Ashbya gossypii ACL116W; Syntenic homolog of Saccharomyces cerevisiae YGR200C (ELP2)) — protein sequence MVIQEAIFIGANRHSHVSDYYKPKSLIAYGAGSTIALWRPLDQKHGGIHLTLKGHASEVTCVRFISEDKYMVTAAEDSQVKIWKGDDTWECKQTLHQQNRSITCLAVSRRLIIAGFANGQITIWKETDEGFQLGLEFNTSNAILPLTLAVYQLDENAYLLAVGGTTAKVQIYSLTTGDTVKCELSASLEGHEDWVKSLAFRTNGVHDITLASASQDRYIRLWNIKINEKIEPEEPGKLTLLTNRKYKFRATEHLSVAIKFDALIMGHDDWISSLQWHESKLQLLASTADTSMMVWEPDEHSGIWVCSSRLGEMGSKGSSTATGSPGGFWSCIWFSDGNNDYILTNGKTGSWRMWKSDGCGGIWEPQLGITGAVRPVTDVSWSLDGKYLLATSLDQTTRLFAQWKIEDKGSSAKASWHEFSRPQIHGYDMICVAPIDNTQFVSAGDEKVIRSFEEPLSVARLLEKFSNVKIDDSAKFAETAALPALGLSNKASSQQDSNQDEDPDVRETADNKNISYDVVADLETPPLEDQLQRHTLWPELEKLYGHGYEISCLDVSPDGKLIASACRSNNAQNAVIRIFDITTWLEIKPPLALHNLTITKLRFSKCSKFLLSVSRDRSWGLWSRNSDNTFELKNKNEKAHSRIIWDCDWTTTELGKAFITSSRDKTIKLWRYNDSKDDFEVEQSLKFTEPVTSVSAYPRLISGKLIIAVGLESGGISIHTYEDRSFSETVNVDDSITPAGKINRIRWSNLEADGKLLLGVASADNSARIYSFELRIFK from the coding sequence ATGGTAATTCAGGAAGCTATATTTATTGGTGCTAATAGGCATAGTCATGTTAGTGATTACTATAAACCTAAAAGTTTAATTGCATACGGTGCAGGTTCAACTATTGCACTATGGCGTCCTTTGGACCAAAAGCATGGAGGTATTCACTTAACCCTAAAAGGACATGCTTCTGAAGTAACTTGTGTTCGTTTTATTTCAGAAGATAAGTACATGGTTACTGCTGCTGAGGACTCCCAAGTAAAGATTTGGAAAGGCGATGATACATGGGAATGTAAGCAAActcttcatcaacaaaACCGTTCTATCACATGTTTGGCTGTTTCTCGTAGGCTCATTATAGCAGGCTTTGCTAATGGTCAGATTACTATTTGGAAGGAAACAGATGAGGGATTCCAACTTGGCTTAGAGTTTAACACGTCTAATGCTATTTTACCACTAACTCTTGCAGTCTATCAACTTGATGAAAATGCATATCTTTTAGCAGTTGGTGGAACTACCGCTAAAGTTCAAATATACTCTCTTACTACAGGCGATACTGTTAAGTGTGAACTTTCCGCTTCATTGGAAGGACATGAGGATTGGGTTAAATCATTGGCGTTCCGTACTAATGGTGTGCATGATATAACCCTGGCATCTGCTTCCCAAGATAGGTACATTAGACTTTGGAACATTAAGATTAATGAGAAGATTGAACCTGAGGAGCCTGGAAAACTGACACTCTTGACCAATAGGAAATATAAATTTAGAGCTACGGAACACTTATCAGTAGCCATCAAGTTTGATGCCTTAATAATGGGACATGATGATTGGATTTCGTCACTGCAGTGGCACGAATCCAAACTGCAATTGCTAGCGTCAACTGCAGACACTTCAATGATGGTCTGGGAACCAGATGAGCATTCTGGTATTTGGGTATGCTCGTCTAGACTAGGAGAAATGGGATCTAAAGGCTCATCTACAGCAACCGGTTCTCCTGGTGGGTTTTGGTCTTGTATTTGGTTTTCAGATGGCAATAATGACTACATTTTGACCAATGGTAAGACCGGTTCTTGGAGAATGTGGAAGTCTGATGGGTGTGGTGGGATTTGGGAGCCGCAATTAGGTATCACAGGTGCTGTTAGACCTGTTACTGACGTTTCTTGGTCTCTAGATGGAAAATATTTGCTTGCGACTTCACTGGACCAAACAACTAGACTTTTTGCTCAGTGGaaaattgaagataaaGGTTCCAGTGCAAAGGCTAGCTGGCATGAATTTTCCAGACCTCAGATTCATGGTTATGACATGATTTGTGTCGCTCCAATCGATAATACTCAGTTCGTCTCTGCGGGCGATGAGAAAGTCATTAGATCTTTTGAAGAGCCACTTAGTGTCGCTCGTCTACTTGAAAAGTTCAGCAACGTGAAGATTGACGATTCTGCCAAGTTTGCTGAGACAGCTGCATTGCCGGCGTTAGGTTTGTCAAATAAAGCTTCTAGTCAGCAAGATAGCAATCAAGACGAAGATCCGGATGTTAGAGAAACTGCAGACAATAAAAACATCTCATATGATGTAGTAGCAGATTTGGAAACCCCACCTCTTGAAGATCAATTGCAGAGACACACTCTGTGGCCAGAACTTGAAAAATTGTACGGTCATGGTTATGAAATATCGTGTTTGGATGTATCACCAGATGGTAAACTGATCGCTTCCGCTTGTAGATCTAACAATGCTCAGAATGCAGTTATAAGAATATTTGATATCACTACTTGGCTAGAAATTAAGCCTCCTTTAGCATTACACAACCTAACTATAACGAAATTGAGGTTTTCAAAATGCAGTAAGTTTCTACTAAGTGTCAGCAGAGATAGGTCTTGGGGCTTATGGTCAAGAAACAGCGACAATACTTTTGAATTGAAGAACAAGAACGAGAAGGCACATAGTAGAATTATCTGGGACTGTGACTGGACAACTACAGAGCTTGGTAAAGCATTTATCACTTCATCAAGAGATAAGACAATTAAATTATGGAGATATAACGATAGTAAAGACGATTTTGAGGTAGAGCAGTCATTGAAATTTACAGAACCTGTGACCTCGGTATCCGCATATCCAAGACTAATTTCAGGAAAACTGATCATTGCAGTTGGGTTAGAAAGTGGTGGTATTTCAATTCATACTTATGAGGATAGATCGTTTAGTGAAACTGTAAACGTTGACGATTCAATAACTCCAGCGGGAAAGATTAATAGAATCAGATGGAGCAATTTAGAAGCTGATGGCAAACTGTTGTTAGGTGTTGCTAGTGCCGATAATTCAGCACGTATATACTCGTTTGAGCTTCGAATTTTTAAATAG
- the PMT6 gene encoding dolichyl-phosphate-mannose-protein mannosyltransferase PMT6 (Syntenic homolog of Ashbya gossypii ACR290W; Syntenic homolog of Saccharomyces cerevisiae YAL023C (PMT2) and YOR321W (PMT3)), with the protein MSTVTSSFLPKDSDLNLRQRKRNFSVPKEELIKSHNSEFHELKRPERVYLSWGFCKDVLIPSLFTILSIYLRFQKIDLHRKVIWDEAHFGRFGSYYIKHQFYHDLHPPLGKMLVGFGEWLSGFDGSFPFNSGEYYPDKVNFKFMRQFCASFGVLCVPVAYFTAQTMGLSMPVVLLLTLMFTLEHSYIILSKFILLDSILLFFTATSFLCMVKLYSLRRRQFSRRWFLWLLLTGISLGCVCSVKWVGLFVTLLVGVYTIIELFEHYYDRSLGRIKYYSHWIVRIALLIIVPFAIYVICFKIHFSLLYKSGPGDESANSLLQANLEGTKITKSPRDVEIGSVITIRSQGLTPVLLHSHGHKYPSGSQAMQVTGYGFMDANNNWTVQAADSKYDSLSNGGHLKVSDGMQIKLFHNATNSTLSCEGLPSHVFLHGYEVYGSNTTAANSENESWIVEMVDYLPSSDPKYPLEDPSVLHPIASRFRLRHAKLGCYLASSGLLYPDWGFHQGEIVCKQPWATRDKSSWWNVEDHRNVNLTIDEKYKPPKPNFFTNFIIINFAMAVSNSALLPDPEKFDSLTSKAWQWPILHIGMRMGAWENTYNRYFLMGSPYNTWLSTASLLVFILFGISTIIRWQRQSVAFRKDNAWEITIKGLLPFLGWFFNYFPFVMMERVTYVHHYAPALYFAVFVFGFIVDHFLSSSKSYIKYPIYMALYGGCIYTYLLFAPIAQGMTGDNSEYKHLEWLNSWNIS; encoded by the coding sequence ATGTCTACTGTTACCTCTTCATTCTTGCCAAAGGATTCGGACCTTAATCTAAGGCAACGGAAACGAAATTTCAGCGTTCCTAAGGAAGAGTTGATTAAAAGTCATAACAGTGAGTTTCATGAACTCAAAAGGCCTGAACGGGTATACTTATCATGGGGATTTTGTAAAGATGTCTTAATTCCATCCCTCTTTACAATACTTTCGATTTACCTAAGGTTCCAAAAAATTGACCTTCATCGAAAGGTTATTTGGGATGAAGCGCATTTTGGTCGGTTTGGATCTTACTACATAAAACATCAGTTCTACCATGACTTACACCCGCCGCTTGGTAAGATGCTAGTTGGGTTTGGGGAATGGCTATCTGGGTTTGATGGAAGTTTTCCGTTCAATAGTGGTGAATACTATCCGGATAAGGTGAATTTCAAGTTTATGCGACAATTTTGCGCTAGTTTTGGTGTTCTATGCGTCCCAGTTGCCTATTTCACTGCTCAAACAATGGGATTGAGTATGCCTGTTGTGCTGCTATTGACTTTGATGTTTACACTGGAGCACTCTTACATTATCTTATCGAAGTTTATCCTTTTGGATTCCATACTGCTATTTTTTACTGCAACTTCGTTTCTATGCATGGTGAAGCTCTATAGCCTAAGGCGGAGGCAGTTTAGTAGGAGGTGGTTCCTATGGCTGTTACTGACAGGTATTTCGCTTGGGTGCGTATGTTCTGTGAAGTGGGTTGGGTTATTCGTCACGTTACTTGTTGGAGTGTACACTATAATAGAATTATTTGAGCACTATTATGACAGATCCCTGGGCCGCATCAAATACTATTCCCATTGGATTGTGAGAATAGCTCTCTTGATAATTGTTCCATTTGCTATTTATGTCATATGCTTCAAAATCCACTTCTCACTATTATATAAGTCCGGTCCAGGCGATGAGAGTGCAAACAGTTTACTCCAGGCTAACTTAGAGGGCACAAAGATTACAAAATCTCCCAGGGATGTTGAAATTGGCTCCGTGATAACCATTCGATCCCAAGGGCTCACTCCTGTCCTCCTGCATTCTCACGGCCATAAGTACCCTTCCGGATCACAGGCAATGCAAGTTACAGGGTATGGATTTATGGACGCAAATAACAACTGGACAGTCCAAGCAGCGGATTCGAAATACGATTCGTTATCTAACGGAGGTCATCTAAAGGTGAGTGATGGGATGCAAATTAAACTCTTCCATAACGCGACAAATAGCACTTTATCCTGTGAAGGTTTGCCATCTCATGTATTTCTCCACGGGTACGAGGTTTATGGAAGTAATACTACGGCCGCTAATAGCGAGAATGAATCCTGGATTGTAGAAATGGTTGATTATTTGCCATCTAGTGATCCCAAATATCCACTAGAAGATCCAAGTGTCCTTCATCCGATAGCATCTCGGTTTAGGTTAAGACACGCAAAACTAGGATGTTACCTTGCTTCAAGTGGTCTTTTATATCCAGATTGGGGGTTTCACCAAGGTGAAATTGTCTGCAAACAACCATGGGCTACTAGAGACAAATCATCTTGGTGGAATGTAGAAGATCATCGGAACGTGAATTTGACGATTGACGAAAAATACAAGCCACCGAAGCCAAACTTCTTCACGAACTTCATCATTATTAATTTTGCAATGGCAGTATCCAATAGTGCATTACTACCAGATCCAGAAAAATTTGATAGTCTCACCAGTAAGGCATGGCAATGGCCAATTTTACATATAGGTATGAGGATGGGCGCTTGGGAAAACACTTATAACAGGTATTTCTTAATGGGATCTCCTTATAATACGTGGCTTTCAACTGCTTCTCTGCTTgttttcattttatttgGGATAAGTACAATCATAAGATGGCAACGTCAGAGTGTTGCCTTTAGGAAGGATAATGCTTGGGAAATAACCATCAAGGGACTCCTACCATTTTTAGGATGGTTTTTTAATTACTTTCCCTTTGTTATGATGGAACGTGTGACATACGTTCACCATTATGCTCCAGCCTTGTATTTTGCAGTATTTGTATTTGGTTTTATTGTTGACCATTTCTTAAGTTCTTCTAAGAGCTATATTAAGTATCCAATTTACATGGCATTGTATGGAGGATGCATATACACATATCTGTTATTTGCTCCAATTGCACAAGGAATGACGGGCGATAATAGTGAGTACAAGCATTTGGAATGGCTTAACTCTTGGAATATATCATGA
- a CDS encoding lipase family protein (Syntenic homolog of Ashbya gossypii ACL114W; Non-syntenic homolog of Saccharomyces cerevisiae YJR107W) — translation MWAPFSILFALFACAHAYSNEIFERLSYGAFLANSAYCVNTLILNDLFHKGDYFLKKQGLDIVHSFGDTKHHKAYSGTGFVALDKTTKQILVTFRGSATVTDWIVDFDFELVPYQPLATGNQCPQCSVHHGIYEQFKIFHDEVLKAVTDLHNQHPDFELIVAGHSLGGGYALIMGIEFQLLGFKPSVLTYGALRIGNKEMNQWINSIFKAEEALSRINNGENYYNTFLRVVQTKDLVPLLPPGGSYGHAGILFTIKDASTFNPPMKNVRLDGLSPQPFDVRSVADILKAIVKAPGEHLSYLRRMAGLCVRESVMIN, via the coding sequence ATGTGGGCACCATTCTCTATTCTCTTTGCGCTCTTTGCCTGTGCGCACGCTTACAGCAACGAAATCTTCGAAAGGTTGTCATATGGCGCTTTCTTAGCCAATAGTGCCTATTGTGTGAACACCCTCATACTCAACGACCTATTCCATAAAGGCGACTACTTCCTCAAGAAACAAGGTTTGGATATTGTTCACTCTTTTGGTGACACAAAACATCACAAAGCATACTCTGGTACTGGATTTGTAGCTTTAGACAAAACAACAAAGCAGATATTAGTTACATTCAGAGGCTCCGCTACAGTTACTGATTGGATCGTTGACTTCGATTTCGAACTGGTACCATACCAACCTTTGGCCACAGGCAACCAATGTCCTCAGTGTTCGGTTCACCACGGCATATACGAGCAATTCAAAATATTCCACGACGAGGTGCTCAAGGCAGTTACCGACTTACATAACCAGCACCCTGATTTTGAGCTCATCGTTGCCGGGCATTCTCTAGGTGGGGGATATGCATTAATAATGGGAATAGAATTCCAACTGTTGGGTTTTAAGCCTAGCGTGTTGACATATGGCGCATTGAGAATAGGCAATAAAGAGATGAATCAATGGATCAATTCAATCTTCAAGGCTGAAGAAGCACTATCAAGAATCAATAATGGTGAGAATTACTACAACACATTTTTACGTGTTGTACAAACCAAAGACCTTGTTCCATTATTACCACCAGGTGGGTCATATGGCCATGCAGGTATTTTATTCACAATTAAAGACGCGTCAACGTTTAATCCACCCATGAAAAACGTTAGACTTGATGGATTGTCACCGCAGCCCTTTGATGTGCGTTCGGTCGCAGATATCCTCAAAGCAATAGTAAAGGCACCAGGGGAACATCTTTCCTACCTCAGAAGAATGGCAGGGTTGTGTGTTCGTGAAAGTGTTATGATAAATTGA
- a CDS encoding lipase family protein (Syntenic homolog of Ashbya gossypii ACL114W; Non-syntenic homolog of Saccharomyces cerevisiae YJR107W) produces MKLIPLLFLSICVSCVHSYSEELFERIKRASLLANDAYCVNSIMIPDFLNSPISYIEQQGVKVLKVFQPKRVSLILSGNGFIGLDEERKEIIVSFRGSISVMDWLSDFYFDTAEYNPLHGQVQCEGNCLVHLGVLKQFSIIYQDVMDTYLPLLEQYPDFTTVVTGHSLGGGFAYLMGIELQTLGIKTSLVTFGALRMGNEDLNKWVDKLFNTDEALEQIKNNENPTRAYLRVIQEMDIVPLVPPGPIYGHSGIQFSIRKLSGFSPSMSQVRLDGAHLELQEIIEEMFLTGRITAILGVIDHISYFRRMALPCMIDSVM; encoded by the coding sequence ATGAAGTTGATCCCGTTGTTATTTTTATCCATATGTGTCTCGTGTGTCCATTCTTACTCTGAGGAGTTGTTTGAAAGGATCAAACGTGCTTCGCTGTTAGCCAATGATGCTTATTGTGTTAACAGTATTATGATACCTGATTTTTTGAACTCACCAATATCTTACATTGAACAGCAGGGAGTCAAGGTGCTTAAAGTCTTCCAGCCCAAGAGAGTATCGTTAATTCTATCTGGAAATGGTTTCATAGGTCTTGATGAGGAAAGAAAGGAGATTATTGTGTCTTTCAGAGGGTCCATCTCTGTCATGGACTGGCTTTCggacttttactttgaCACAGCAGAATATAATCCATTGCACGGCCAGGTCCAGTGTGAAGGAAACTGTTTGGTCCATCTTGGTGTGCTAAAGCAATTCTCTATTATCTATCAGGACGTTATGGACACCTACTTACCACTCTTAGAGCAGTATCCAGACTTCACCACTGTTGTCACAGGCCATTCTCTAGGAGGAGGGTTTGCTTACTTGATGGGTATTGAATTGCAGACTTTGGGTATCAAGACAAGTTTGGTAACATTCGGTGCCTTAAGGATGGGTAACGAAGATTTGAACAAATGGGTCGACAAATTATTCAACACCGACGAGGCTCTAGAGCAAATCAAGAATAACGAGAACCCAACCAGAGCATACCTCCGTGTCATACAAGAAATGGATATTGTCCCACTTGTTCCTCCAGGTCCTATCTACGGCCATTCTGGTATCCAGTTTAGCATCCGCAAGCTGTCTGGATTCTCTCCATCGATGAGCCAAGTTCGCTTAGATGGTGCACACTTGGAGTTGCAGGAAATCATCGAGGAGATGTTCCTCACTGGCAGGATTACAGCAATTCTAGGTGTTATCGACCACATCTCATACTTCAGAAGAATGGCATTGCCATGTATGATTGACAGTGTGATGTAA
- the YPP1 gene encoding Ypp1p (Syntenic homolog of Ashbya gossypii ACL113C; Syntenic homolog of Saccharomyces cerevisiae YGR198W (YPP1)): protein MIRLKTSRGTMDSTNVVDPIAAALEARLVGLNAVGSGDSILDSILALHYRVMFHTFDENSDLSMWKVLLEDSQKLEPDVSEELHSAILKNVSGIANYYLGNGMEADRLLYALGTIDGVREQYFNFWCLLQLENLCYRIKMGSIVDLQVLQYCRTIPKESYTLVWYYLEKLITSTTFTWKEIQSEFGSSPMSYLFGILVDQKFPEAELISYCKKLLAGSRFPSAHESNNFELEEFFAVLQFYFRRATGPLSRDWGAIIERAVAVTFQSISISKAAIFYYFSVGEDRVGLLNFINFINYSERRRRLTGTYDVISLIDAYGQVMKRDTIPEEIGQTFSRVKSLAKYKQIVSEFYQYYNLKLISNEDSIDWFSNSFQLWVPSNLARALADAWYLFYQYEKSSLTHLLQKDLSYYLANAMCLDSNNLDIKFQYAYVLASMRRIEKCVKFLKTAVLNVAPEDYKSWHLLALCESIQENKAASLKIVWSVLEAMTEAAEEGRLKVVDKWQLIHLKLTQLSLVKETVGIKDALEMLPEVYQLYSMLFPTTDENSNDECRIGPQHKQTKEYLFQSIWFFAAKLFIQDNDLANAQEAIDEAKRVTTSFTNLNVNTTKGYISLSTDNLTAMNEFQNVLCFDPANIDAIVGFAKVLYPDANDKVENFTRHKSVTVHDSNHGPSPISAFANEKDRSAAVAQLKLMLESCIERSIEGYHTPEIWWYASKVYDEYKDSDRLEEALWQCIKFEELKPIRGFKNCAF, encoded by the coding sequence ATGATCAGATTGAAGACAAGTAGAGGGACTATGGACTCAACGAACGTTGTGGATCCTATTGCGGCTGCTTTAGAGGCCCGTCTAGTGGGCTTGAATGCAGTCGGAAGCGGTGACAGTATTCTAGACAGTATCTTAGCGTTACATTACCGTGTAATGTTCCATACTTTCGATGAAAATTCGGACTTATCAATGTGGAAGGTACTATTAGAAGATAGTCAGAAGCTGGAACCAGATGTTTCTGAGGAATTGCATTCTGCAATACTCAAAAATGTCTCTGGAATAGCAAATTATTACCTTGGTAACGGAATGGAGGCTGACAGGCTTTTGTACGCGTTGGGAACTATCGATGGTGTTAGGGAACAATACTTTAATTTCTGGTGTCTTTTGCAGCTAGAAAATCTATGCTACAGAATTAAAATGGGATCTATAGTTGATTTACAGGTTCTGCAATATTGTCGTACAATTCCCAAAGAATCCTACACATTAGTTTGGTACTATTTGGAAAAATTGATTACATCTACCACATTTACTTGGAAGGAAATTCAATCCGAATTTGGGAGCAGCCCAATGAGCTATTTGTTTGGCATTCTTGTTGATCAGAAATTCCCAGAGGCTGAGTTGATAAGTTATTGTAAAAAGTTACTGGCGGGGTCGAGGTTCCCATCTGCGCATGAAAGCAACAATTTTGAGCTGGAGGAATTCTTCGCAGTATTACAGTTTTACTTTCGCAGGGCTACTGGACCTCTTTCACGGGATTGGGGCGCTATTATCGAAAGAGCTGTAGCAGTTACTTTTCAGAGCATCAGTATTTCAAAGGCTGCAATATTTTATTACTTCAGCGTGGGTGAAGACCGTGTTGGGTTGTTGaatttcattaatttcattaattaCTCCGAGCGTCGTCGTAGATTGACAGGTACTTATGACGTGATTTCTCTCATTGATGCCTACGGTCAAGTTATGAAGCGAGACACTATCCCTGAGGAAATCGGTCAAACTTTTAGCAGGGTAAAGTCTTTGGCCAAATACAAACAGATTGTAAGCGAATTTTACCAGTATTATAATTTGAAGCTAATTTCGAATGAGGACAGTATAGACTGGTTCTCCAACTCTTTCCAATTGTGGGTTCCTTCGAATTTGGCTAGAGCGCTTGCAGATGCCTGGTACTTGTTTTATCAGTATGAGAAAAGCTCCTTAACACACCTGCTACAAAAGGACTTGAGTTATTATCTTGCGAATGCAATGTGCTTGGATTCCAATAACCTCGATATAAAGTTTCAGTACGCCTATGTGTTGGCGTCAATGAGACGTATAGAGAAATGCGTCAAGTTTCTAAAAACTGCCGTCTTGAACGTGGCCCCAGAAGACTACAAATCATGGCACCTCTTGGCACTGTGTGAATCTATCCAAGAGAACAAAGCGGCTTCTTTAAAGATCGTTTGGTCAGTCTTAGAAGCGATGACAGAAGCAGCTGAAGAGGGCAGATTAAAGGTCGTAGATAAATGGCAACTCATACATTTAAAGTTGACTCAATTATCACTAGTAAAGGAAACCGTTGGTATTAAGGATGCCCTAGAAATGCTCCCTGAAGTATATCAGCTATACTCAATGTTGTTTCCTACTACTGACGAGAATAGCAATGACGAGTGCAGGATCGGTCCACAACATAAACAAACTAAAGAGTACTTGTTCCAGTCTATCTGGTTCTTTGCTGCAAAGTTGTTCATACAAGACAATGACCTAGCTAATGCACAGGAGGCAATTGACGAAGCTAAGCGAGTTACCACCAGCTTCACAAATCTTAACGTCAATACTACAAAGGGTTACATATCGTTATCAACTGATAACTTAACCGCCATGAACGAATTCCAAAACGTGCTATGTTTTGATCCAGCCAACATTGACGCCATTGTAGGCTTCGCCAAGGTCCTATACCCTGATGCGAATGACAAAGTGGAGAACTTTACCAGGCATAAGAGCGTCACTGTTCACGATTCGAATCATGGCCCGTCCCCAATCAGTGCCTTTGCAAACGAAAAGGACCGGTCTGCAGCTGTTGCGCAGTTGAAACTAATGCTAGAGAGCTGTATTGAACGTTCCATAGAGGGGTATCACACCCCGGAGATATGGTGGTATGCCTCTAAAGTGTATGATGAATATAAGGATTCCGATAGGTTAGAAGAGGCGCTATGGCAATGTATTAAGTTTGAAGAACTAAAGCCCATTCGTGGATTCAAGAACTGCGCCTTCTAG